In a single window of the Salvelinus namaycush isolate Seneca chromosome 6, SaNama_1.0, whole genome shotgun sequence genome:
- the LOC120049605 gene encoding protein ALP1-like isoform X2, whose amino-acid sequence MMSGGLLLGLCLTLLGLEAEGQGNERGKWKLLKVVTMEKDGMKVLRIKKEINDDTEHDTPSPVTDEQLCPKVDMLFDKEWSQSLWRDDRIDSKDRTEEETPGSSMTQHQNGGLLQCSKLNPSTPILKVFCDPERDTYPDYRLKRESLNYLFSLALTGQDRQTATFKILVFIYWLAHGTSYKTVSETFGIPLSNATSIVRDVADKLVKLSLKIVNKPSSGELAVTVQGFGRLARHPVFEKAVGAIGGCHVRVKIPGVPQPQQRPGDQPLPEKALPTINFQGVCDHTGSFIDVFAGLPGSMTDVRILRHSPLYKCALYPPPGCFLLGNGGYPCLQTPVCLITPYSKSDQNPVHVQFNQHHAMALSSIERTFSIMKKRWHMIFLQPLELHPSFIPKVLAVCTVLHNICLRSGDLLEPVKIEDGSKVTEALKEWLTSNETSGEVLRDSLAKQISTMKCMATVKDERGTSAPENMTAVQKEHAYNIVVMEH is encoded by the exons tggaaattgttaaaagttgtTACCATGGAGAAGGATGGAATGAAAGTACTTCGCATCAAGAAGGAAATAAATGATGACACAGAACATGACACACCATCTCCAGTGACAG ATGAGCAGCTGTGTCCCAAAGTGGACATGTTGTTTGATAAGGAGTGGAGCCAAAGCCTGTGGCGAGACGACAGAATAGACAGTAAAGACAGAACAGAGGAAGAAACTCCAGGATCATCAATGACCCAGCATCAG AACGGAGGTCTACTACAGTGCAGTAAGCTGAATCCCTCCACTCCCATCCTCAAAGTCTTCTGTGATCCTGAACGAGACACGTATCCCGACTACCGACTGAAGAGGGAATCTCTGAATTATCTGTTCTCCTTGGCCCTGACTGGTCAAGACAGACAGACGGCAACATTCAAGATCCTCGTCTTTATTTACTGGTTGGCCCACGGGACCTCCTATAAAACTGTCTCGGAGACTTTCGGAATCCCTCTGTCCAATGCTACCAGCATCGTCCGCGACGTTGCAGACAAACTGGTCAAGCTCTCTCTGAAGATTGTGAACAAGCCCTCTTCAGGCGAGCTGGCTGTCACGGTGCAAGGGTTCGGCAGACTGGCCCGTCACCCGGTGTTTGAGAAGGCTGTGGGGGCCATAGGTGGGTGCCACGTCAGGGTCAAGATCCCCGGTGTACCGCAACCCCAACAGCGTCCAGGTGACCAGCCCCTCCCTGAGAAGGCCCTCCCCACCATCAACTTCCAAGGGGTCTGCGACCACACGGGCAGCTTCATCGACGTCTTCGCGGGGCTGCCTGGGTCTATGACCGACGTGAGGATCCTGAGGCACAGTCCCCTTTACAAATGTGCCCTCTACCCTCCACCCGGATGCTTCCTCCTAGGCAACGGCGGGTACCCTTGCCTACAGACGCCTGTGTGCCTCATCACACCCTATTCAAAGTCTGACCAGAACCCGGTGCACGTCCAGTTCAACCAGCACCACGCCATGGCTCTCTCCTCCATCGAGAGGACCTTCAGCATCATGAAGAAGCGCTGGCACATGATCTTCCTGCAGCCTCTTGAACTCCACCCGAGCTTCATCCCCAAAGTGCTAGCGGTGTGCACCGTGCTACATAACATCTGCCTTAGGTCGGGAGACTTGCTGGAGCCAGTGAAGATTGAGGATGGAAGCAAGGTGACAGAGGCTCTGAAGGAGTGGCTAACGTCCAATGAGACCAGCGGAGAGGTGTTGAGGGACAGTTTGGCTAAACAGATCTCTACAATGAAATGCATGGCCACTGTGAAAGATGAGCGAGGTACATCTGCACCAGAAAACATGACGGCAGTGCAAAAAGAACACGCTTACAACATAGTGGTGATGGAACATTGA
- the LOC120049605 gene encoding protein ALP1-like isoform X4: protein MEKDGMKVLRIKKEINDDTEHDTPSPVTDEQLCPKVDMLFDKEWSQSLWRDDRIDSKDRTEEETPGSSMTQHQNGGLLQCSKLNPSTPILKVFCDPERDTYPDYRLKRESLNYLFSLALTGQDRQTATFKILVFIYWLAHGTSYKTVSETFGIPLSNATSIVRDVADKLVKLSLKIVNKPSSGELAVTVQGFGRLARHPVFEKAVGAIGGCHVRVKIPGVPQPQQRPGDQPLPEKALPTINFQGVCDHTGSFIDVFAGLPGSMTDVRILRHSPLYKCALYPPPGCFLLGNGGYPCLQTPVCLITPYSKSDQNPVHVQFNQHHAMALSSIERTFSIMKKRWHMIFLQPLELHPSFIPKVLAVCTVLHNICLRSGDLLEPVKIEDGSKVTEALKEWLTSNETSGEVLRDSLAKQISTMKCMATVKDERGTSAPENMTAVQKEHAYNIVVMEH, encoded by the exons ATGGAGAAGGATGGAATGAAAGTACTTCGCATCAAGAAGGAAATAAATGATGACACAGAACATGACACACCATCTCCAGTGACAG ATGAGCAGCTGTGTCCCAAAGTGGACATGTTGTTTGATAAGGAGTGGAGCCAAAGCCTGTGGCGAGACGACAGAATAGACAGTAAAGACAGAACAGAGGAAGAAACTCCAGGATCATCAATGACCCAGCATCAG AACGGAGGTCTACTACAGTGCAGTAAGCTGAATCCCTCCACTCCCATCCTCAAAGTCTTCTGTGATCCTGAACGAGACACGTATCCCGACTACCGACTGAAGAGGGAATCTCTGAATTATCTGTTCTCCTTGGCCCTGACTGGTCAAGACAGACAGACGGCAACATTCAAGATCCTCGTCTTTATTTACTGGTTGGCCCACGGGACCTCCTATAAAACTGTCTCGGAGACTTTCGGAATCCCTCTGTCCAATGCTACCAGCATCGTCCGCGACGTTGCAGACAAACTGGTCAAGCTCTCTCTGAAGATTGTGAACAAGCCCTCTTCAGGCGAGCTGGCTGTCACGGTGCAAGGGTTCGGCAGACTGGCCCGTCACCCGGTGTTTGAGAAGGCTGTGGGGGCCATAGGTGGGTGCCACGTCAGGGTCAAGATCCCCGGTGTACCGCAACCCCAACAGCGTCCAGGTGACCAGCCCCTCCCTGAGAAGGCCCTCCCCACCATCAACTTCCAAGGGGTCTGCGACCACACGGGCAGCTTCATCGACGTCTTCGCGGGGCTGCCTGGGTCTATGACCGACGTGAGGATCCTGAGGCACAGTCCCCTTTACAAATGTGCCCTCTACCCTCCACCCGGATGCTTCCTCCTAGGCAACGGCGGGTACCCTTGCCTACAGACGCCTGTGTGCCTCATCACACCCTATTCAAAGTCTGACCAGAACCCGGTGCACGTCCAGTTCAACCAGCACCACGCCATGGCTCTCTCCTCCATCGAGAGGACCTTCAGCATCATGAAGAAGCGCTGGCACATGATCTTCCTGCAGCCTCTTGAACTCCACCCGAGCTTCATCCCCAAAGTGCTAGCGGTGTGCACCGTGCTACATAACATCTGCCTTAGGTCGGGAGACTTGCTGGAGCCAGTGAAGATTGAGGATGGAAGCAAGGTGACAGAGGCTCTGAAGGAGTGGCTAACGTCCAATGAGACCAGCGGAGAGGTGTTGAGGGACAGTTTGGCTAAACAGATCTCTACAATGAAATGCATGGCCACTGTGAAAGATGAGCGAGGTACATCTGCACCAGAAAACATGACGGCAGTGCAAAAAGAACACGCTTACAACATAGTGGTGATGGAACATTGA
- the LOC120049605 gene encoding protein ALP1-like isoform X1 — protein sequence MAGNVTRVDDEFVHTKEDGKGEKTGAGLQSQEPAGQSQWKLLKVVTMEKDGMKVLRIKKEINDDTEHDTPSPVTDEQLCPKVDMLFDKEWSQSLWRDDRIDSKDRTEEETPGSSMTQHQNGGLLQCSKLNPSTPILKVFCDPERDTYPDYRLKRESLNYLFSLALTGQDRQTATFKILVFIYWLAHGTSYKTVSETFGIPLSNATSIVRDVADKLVKLSLKIVNKPSSGELAVTVQGFGRLARHPVFEKAVGAIGGCHVRVKIPGVPQPQQRPGDQPLPEKALPTINFQGVCDHTGSFIDVFAGLPGSMTDVRILRHSPLYKCALYPPPGCFLLGNGGYPCLQTPVCLITPYSKSDQNPVHVQFNQHHAMALSSIERTFSIMKKRWHMIFLQPLELHPSFIPKVLAVCTVLHNICLRSGDLLEPVKIEDGSKVTEALKEWLTSNETSGEVLRDSLAKQISTMKCMATVKDERGTSAPENMTAVQKEHAYNIVVMEH from the exons tggaaattgttaaaagttgtTACCATGGAGAAGGATGGAATGAAAGTACTTCGCATCAAGAAGGAAATAAATGATGACACAGAACATGACACACCATCTCCAGTGACAG ATGAGCAGCTGTGTCCCAAAGTGGACATGTTGTTTGATAAGGAGTGGAGCCAAAGCCTGTGGCGAGACGACAGAATAGACAGTAAAGACAGAACAGAGGAAGAAACTCCAGGATCATCAATGACCCAGCATCAG AACGGAGGTCTACTACAGTGCAGTAAGCTGAATCCCTCCACTCCCATCCTCAAAGTCTTCTGTGATCCTGAACGAGACACGTATCCCGACTACCGACTGAAGAGGGAATCTCTGAATTATCTGTTCTCCTTGGCCCTGACTGGTCAAGACAGACAGACGGCAACATTCAAGATCCTCGTCTTTATTTACTGGTTGGCCCACGGGACCTCCTATAAAACTGTCTCGGAGACTTTCGGAATCCCTCTGTCCAATGCTACCAGCATCGTCCGCGACGTTGCAGACAAACTGGTCAAGCTCTCTCTGAAGATTGTGAACAAGCCCTCTTCAGGCGAGCTGGCTGTCACGGTGCAAGGGTTCGGCAGACTGGCCCGTCACCCGGTGTTTGAGAAGGCTGTGGGGGCCATAGGTGGGTGCCACGTCAGGGTCAAGATCCCCGGTGTACCGCAACCCCAACAGCGTCCAGGTGACCAGCCCCTCCCTGAGAAGGCCCTCCCCACCATCAACTTCCAAGGGGTCTGCGACCACACGGGCAGCTTCATCGACGTCTTCGCGGGGCTGCCTGGGTCTATGACCGACGTGAGGATCCTGAGGCACAGTCCCCTTTACAAATGTGCCCTCTACCCTCCACCCGGATGCTTCCTCCTAGGCAACGGCGGGTACCCTTGCCTACAGACGCCTGTGTGCCTCATCACACCCTATTCAAAGTCTGACCAGAACCCGGTGCACGTCCAGTTCAACCAGCACCACGCCATGGCTCTCTCCTCCATCGAGAGGACCTTCAGCATCATGAAGAAGCGCTGGCACATGATCTTCCTGCAGCCTCTTGAACTCCACCCGAGCTTCATCCCCAAAGTGCTAGCGGTGTGCACCGTGCTACATAACATCTGCCTTAGGTCGGGAGACTTGCTGGAGCCAGTGAAGATTGAGGATGGAAGCAAGGTGACAGAGGCTCTGAAGGAGTGGCTAACGTCCAATGAGACCAGCGGAGAGGTGTTGAGGGACAGTTTGGCTAAACAGATCTCTACAATGAAATGCATGGCCACTGTGAAAGATGAGCGAGGTACATCTGCACCAGAAAACATGACGGCAGTGCAAAAAGAACACGCTTACAACATAGTGGTGATGGAACATTGA